The following coding sequences lie in one Chelonia mydas isolate rCheMyd1 chromosome 6, rCheMyd1.pri.v2, whole genome shotgun sequence genomic window:
- the DLST gene encoding dihydrolipoyllysine-residue succinyltransferase component of 2-oxoglutarate dehydrogenase complex, mitochondrial encodes MLLLSRSRCLSGALGRSLCALRQGNCNLGRRSLSGVSRSQGLAYTNSSKLVVNTSSVFSVRYFRITAVCRDDVITINTPAFAESVTEGDVRWEKAVGDTVAEDEVVCEIETDKTSVQVPSPAAGVIEALLVPDGGKVEGGTPLFKLRKSGAAPTKAKPAVAPPAAAPAPEPVAAAVAPPAEPIPTMMPPVPPVSTQPIDTKPVSAVKPTAAPVAAPGVEPGASKGARSEHRVKMNRMRQRIAQRLKEAQNTCAMLTTFNEIDMSNIQEMRARHRDSFQKKHNLKLGFMSAFVKAAAFALQEQPIVNAVIDDTTKEMVYRDYVDISVAVATPRGLVVPVIRNVETMNFADIERTINELGEKARKNELAIEDMDGGTFTISNGGVFGSLFGTPIINPPQSAILGMHGIFDRPVAVGGKVEVRPMMYVALTYDHRLIDGREAVTFLRKIKAVVEDPRVMLLDL; translated from the exons ATGTTGCTATTGTCCCGGTCTCGCTGTCTGAGCGGGGCGCTCGGCCGCTCGCTCTGCGCCCTCCGGCAG GGGAACTGTAATCTGGGGAGACGCTCTCTGTCCG GTGTATCTCGGAGCCAGGGGCTGGCTTACACCAACAGCAGCAAGCTTGT GGTAAACACCTCCAGTGTCTTCTCCGTCCGTTATTTCAGAATCACAGCAGTGTGCA gggATGACGTGATTACAATTAACACACCGGCATTTGCAGAATCAGTCACAGAGGGAGATGTCAGGTGGGAGAAAG CTGTTGGAGACACAGTGGCAGAGGACGAAGTGGTGTGTGAGATTGAAACAGACAAG ACATCAGTGCAGGTTCCATCCCCGGCAGCTGGCGTGATTGAAGCCCTTCTAGTACCTGATGGGGGGAAAGTGGAAGGAGGGACCCCTCTGTTCAAACTCAGGAAAAGTGGAG CTGCTCCCACCAAGGCCAAACCAGCAGTggcccctcctgctgcagcccctgcacctGAGCCTGTGGCTGCTGCCGTTGCTCCCCCTGCAGAGCCAATCCCCACTATGATGCCTCCAGTGCCCCCTGTGTCAACACAGCCCATTGATACCAAACCTG TGTCTGCGGTGAAGCCGACTGCAGCTCCAGTGGCAGCTCCTGGTGTGGAGCCAGGGGCCAGCAAAGGTGCCAGATCAGAACATAGG GTGAAGATGAACAGGATGCGTCAGCGCATTGCTCAGCGCCTGAAAGAGGCTCAAAATACATGTGCCATGCTGACCACCTTCAATGAGATTGATATGAG taacATCCAGGAGATGAGAGCCCGGCACAGAGATTCCTTCCAGAAGAAGCACAACCTGAAACTAGGCTTTATGTCAGCCTTTGTGAAAGCTGCAGCCTTTGCCTTACAGGAGCAGCCCATCGTGAATGCGG TGATTGATGACACAACCAAAGAGATGGTGTACAGGGATTATGTGGATATCAGCGTTGCAGTGGCAACTCCCAGG GGTCTCGTGGTCCCTGTCATCAGGAATGTAGAAACTATGAACTTTGCTGACATTGAGCGAACCATCAACGAGCTAGGGGAGAAG GCCCGAAAGAATGAGCTGGCTATTGAGGACATGGATGGGGGCACCTTCACAATCAGCAATGGAGGGGTCTTTGGGTCCCTCTTTGGGACGCCCATCATCAACCCTCCCCAGTCTGCCATACTGGGCATGCATGGCATCTTTGACAGGCCTGTTGCTGTTGGAGGCAAA gtcGAGGTGCGGCCCATGATGTATGTGGCGCTGACGTACGATCACCGGCTGATTGATGGCAGAGAGGCAGTGACTTTCCTGCGCAAGATCAAGGCTGTGGTGGAGGATCCCCGCGTGATGCTGCTGGACCTCTAG